The Mariluticola halotolerans nucleotide sequence ATCACGCTGGTGGGCGCATCGACGCCAATCCTTTTAGCGGCGCTGGGTGAGCTGGTGGTGGAGAAAAGCGGTGTTTTGAACCTCGGTGTCGAGGGGATGATGCTGACCGGCGCGGTGGTGGGCTTTGCCGTCACCTATAATACGGGCAGTCCGTGGCTGGGGATTTTGGCGGCCGGGTTTGCGGGTGCTGCCGCATCGCTGATTTTCGGATTTTTGACGCTTTCGCTGTCGTCCAACCAGGTGGCAACCGGGCTGGCGCTGACGATCTTCGGCACTGGGTTTTCCGCCCTGTTCGGCCAGCCCTATACCGGCAAGCCGCTGCAATTGTTCAAGTCGATTTTTCCCGTCGAACTGGCGACGCATCCGTTTCTCAAGGTGATTTTCGGCTATTCGCCGCTGGTCTATTTCTCGCTGTTCATGGTGTTTGCGGTGTGGTGGTTTTTGCAAAAAACCCGGGCCGGCCTGATTTTGCGCGCGGTGGGGGAGAGTGATCTTTCGGCCCATTCCATCGGCTATTCGGTGATCGGCGTGCGCTATGCGGCGGTGGCCTTTGGCGGCGCGATGGCGGGGATTGGCGGGGTGTGTTTTCCGCTGCTTTTGACACCGCAATGGGTGGAGCGGCTGACCTCCGGGCGGGGCTGGATTGCGCTGGCGCTGGTGGTGTTTGCCGCCTGGCGGCCCTTCCGCCTGCTGGCAGGGGCGTATCTCTTCGGCCTGATCGCCACGATGGAGCTTTACGCCAAGGCGGCGGGCGGCCCGTTCCGCATTATTCCTTCCGAGGTTTGGGCCAGTTTGCCCTATCTCGCCACTATTCTAGTGCTTGTCCTTATCTCGCTGCGGCGAGACGGCAGCGCCAGTGCTCCGGCCTGCCTCGGCAGACCCTTCGTTCCAAGCAACTAAAGCGTCAGACAGGAGAAACCCAATGACCAAATTTACACGCCG carries:
- a CDS encoding ABC transporter permease, giving the protein MSVELMIAIFITLVGASTPILLAALGELVVEKSGVLNLGVEGMMLTGAVVGFAVTYNTGSPWLGILAAGFAGAAASLIFGFLTLSLSSNQVATGLALTIFGTGFSALFGQPYTGKPLQLFKSIFPVELATHPFLKVIFGYSPLVYFSLFMVFAVWWFLQKTRAGLILRAVGESDLSAHSIGYSVIGVRYAAVAFGGAMAGIGGVCFPLLLTPQWVERLTSGRGWIALALVVFAAWRPFRLLAGAYLFGLIATMELYAKAAGGPFRIIPSEVWASLPYLATILVLVLISLRRDGSASAPACLGRPFVPSN